The Thermotoga sp. Ku-13t DNA segment TGCGTTTCATACGGTGTGGTTTGTAACCGCTCAGATCGAGCCCGAAGTGCCTGTGAACTTCTTTAACGAACCACTGGAACTCTTCCATGGGCAATTCACCAGACGATTGGGAAAGAAAATCCTGCATACCACCGCTCCTTCTGTAGTTTCATAACGACAGCGATCTGACCCAATTTTATCCTCGCTTCGAGACCGTTGGTCCCGAGGAGGAACCATTCTTCATCTTTGACCCAGCCCATGGAAATTGAAAAGGCCTGATCCAGATACTGACCGATCAGATAAACGTTCTTCCGCTCGACAGCGAACCGGAAACCATTACCGGGGATGACGAAAAACATGAACGGATCGAAGAAAACTCCCGCACCATATCCTCGGCTCGAGACGAAACCACCCACCTGCACCGAGCCGATCGGAAAAGTGAAACCCAAATGGTGTTGCCCTTCTGAATCTATACATGCGTTGAAGAAAGGCGTCTTGAAGAACAGCGCGTTTTCAGAACCCAACGTGACACCCAAGCCACCATCGAAAGCCCAGGCAACCAGTGAATAACTGTGAAAATCGATGTTCGAAAAAACGGTTTGAACCAGATGCGGAGCGTTGAAACGAACACCACCTGGTTCCAGATTGACGTTGAGATATTTCAAATTTTCGAGAGGTGAACTGATGGGCAAAAACCAGTTCCCCTCCAGTTTTACACCGAGGGGAACGTCCAACAAAGCACTGACGCGCCAGAATTCGACACGCGGCACTATCCTTATCCCAAAATATGCATCGCTACCCAGCGTGTATTCCAGATTGATCGTCGCCGCGAAAACCATTAAGGTCAGGAAAAGTACGAACGCGGTGTAGAGTTTCATTGGCCAAGCTGTGACAAAATGGCCTCCATCTCAGCATCGTCCATCTCGAAGTTCGAAAACACTTCCTGCACGTCGTCCATGTCCTCAAGGGCGTTCAAAAGCGCGAGCAGTCTTTCTGCATCCTTACCCGTGACGCGTACTGTACTCTTCGGTACGTACTCTATGTTCGCCTCGACCTTGTAACCGTTCGCTTCGAGCGCATCTTTTATCTTCATGACGTCTTCGGGACTCGAAACGATCCTCACAGGATCCTCCTGGTCTTTTATATCCTCGGCTCCAGCGTCGATCGCGAGCATCATCAACTCTTCAATGTTCGCAATCTGTTCCCTCGACACCTGTACGACACCTTTTCTCTCGAACACCCAGCCCACCGAACCAGGCTCCGCCAGACTACCTCCATGTCTGCTCAGAACGTGCCTGAGTTCCTGCGCAGTTCTGTTCTTGTTGTCTGTCAGCGTTCTGATGTACAGCGCTACCCCACCTGGTGCATAGGCCTCGTAAATGATTTCTTGGAATTCCGCGCCCTCTATTTCTCCCGTGCCCCTCTTGATGGCCCTTTCGATGTTCTCTTTCGGCATGCTGGCTGCCTTGGCCCTTTCGATGGCTGCCCTCAGGCGCGGGTTGGTGTCCGGGTTCCCTCCTCCTTCACGTGCGGCGACGATCAGCTCACGTATGAGTTTCGTGAACAACTGGGATCTCTTCGCATCCTGGGCCATTTTCTTGTGCTTTATGTTCGCCCATTTGTTGTGACCAGACATGTTCCAACCTCCCGTCCTTTCAGTCTCGTCTCAAGTATTTTACCACCAACATCGTGGAATCGTCATGCTGGGGTGCTTCCCTGCAAAAACGCTTCAGCTCGTTTTGAAGTCTGGTTATGATTTCACTCGCAGACACTTCTCTCGAACTTTTCACAACTGACATCAGCCTTTCCAGACCAAACTCTTCTCCAGTTTCGTTCCTCGCCTCCGTGACACCGTCAGTATAAATCAGGAGCGCATCACCTGGGTGCAAATCGATCTCGACTTCTCTGTAATACACGTCTTTCATGATACCCATGGGAAGCTCATGAGCCTCCATGAGGGAAACCTCATCACTGTGCATCAACAAGATGGGATTGTGACCTGCGTTTATCACGCTGACTTTTCCATCTCTGTGAAGGCACATGAGCACGATCGTCACGAACCTGTCTTCCGACAGATCGTCGCACAGGACGTTGTTCAATTCGCTCGCCAGATGGGAAAGCTCGGAAGAGTTCTTCGCGAGTACCCTCAGCGTGCTCCTCAAAGACGTCATGAGCAGAGCCGCAGGAATACCTTTGCCAGAAATATCGGCG contains these protein-coding regions:
- a CDS encoding YebC/PmpR family DNA-binding transcriptional regulator, coding for MSGHNKWANIKHKKMAQDAKRSQLFTKLIRELIVAAREGGGNPDTNPRLRAAIERAKAASMPKENIERAIKRGTGEIEGAEFQEIIYEAYAPGGVALYIRTLTDNKNRTAQELRHVLSRHGGSLAEPGSVGWVFERKGVVQVSREQIANIEELMMLAIDAGAEDIKDQEDPVRIVSSPEDVMKIKDALEANGYKVEANIEYVPKSTVRVTGKDAERLLALLNALEDMDDVQEVFSNFEMDDAEMEAILSQLGQ